The proteins below are encoded in one region of Maribacter aestuarii:
- a CDS encoding sodium:solute symporter family transporter yields MTKSGAPIQSGLVTFGELVSFLYILGIGLSIGMKQISEPKNLIRFYSINNAKSMRFAMIWTPVFLGISLVCVMGLGALVHGMATQEEANYLIHNTDEVVGFMLDKYDNKLVSGICVAGLFAAGMSSLASVIIIVGTAFVKDVWHVIKPMPENRIISRTKWFMAIYCSIVFGMTLFPMAGIVELTAFAGAVFAASFFPAIFGGLYLKWGTDLGAMASMIAGMVVNITWRFAFRFEYETLNDIHEIIPAFLISMLTYVVVSLCSIKRIPDEKHLEKVFGKA; encoded by the coding sequence GAATTGGGCTTTCTATCGGAATGAAACAAATTTCAGAACCGAAAAATCTCATACGTTTTTATTCTATCAATAATGCTAAAAGTATGCGCTTTGCCATGATATGGACGCCTGTTTTCTTGGGTATTTCTTTGGTGTGCGTAATGGGCCTGGGGGCTTTGGTGCATGGGATGGCGACTCAAGAAGAAGCAAACTATTTAATACATAATACCGATGAGGTCGTAGGGTTTATGCTTGATAAGTATGACAATAAATTGGTTAGCGGTATTTGTGTTGCTGGTCTTTTTGCTGCGGGGATGTCTTCTTTGGCCTCGGTAATCATTATCGTTGGAACTGCATTTGTAAAGGATGTTTGGCATGTTATCAAACCTATGCCAGAAAATAGGATTATTTCAAGAACCAAATGGTTTATGGCTATTTACTGTAGTATTGTTTTTGGGATGACCCTCTTTCCAATGGCAGGGATTGTAGAACTAACTGCGTTTGCTGGGGCGGTCTTCGCGGCCAGTTTCTTTCCTGCAATTTTTGGAGGTTTATATCTAAAGTGGGGAACAGATTTAGGGGCTATGGCCTCTATGATAGCAGGTATGGTAGTAAATATTACTTGGCGATTTGCTTTTCGATTTGAATATGAAACCTTAAATGATATACACGAAATTATTCCAGCATTCCTAATTTCGATGCTTACTTATGTGGTGGTGAGTTTATGTAGCATAAAACGAATTCCTGATGAAAAACACTTGGAAAAGGTATTCGGAAAAGCTTAA